From the Triticum urartu cultivar G1812 chromosome 4, Tu2.1, whole genome shotgun sequence genome, the window GCGCTACGAGGAGATGGTGGAGTTCATGGAGCGCGTCGCGAAGGCCACCGGCGGGGCAGGGCCCGGGGAGGAGCTATCCGTCGAGGAGCGCAACCTGCTCTCTGTGGCTTACAAGAATGTCATCGGGGCCCGGCGCGCGTCCTGGAGGATCATCTCCTCCATCGAGCAGAAGGAGGAAGGTCGGGGCAACGACGCGCACGCCGCTACCATCCGCTCCTACCGCAGCAAGATCGAGGCCGAGCTCGCAAAGATCTGCGACGGCATCCTCGCCCTGCTTGATTCCCACCTCGTGCCATCCGCCGGAGCTGCCGAGTCCAAAGTCTTCTATCTCAAGATGAAGGGCGACTACCACAGGTAGTTCTCGCCTCCTTATTTGCGACACAGATATTTcaacagttttgctaaagcacatctagatatgccataagtattgcacatctaagtcatatgtcattgatcttacattgagattcgtgtgaatattttctttttctttttatgcttgattcactcacttagatgtgccGGCGCCCTTCTTTTGATGGAAGGAAGAATGGAGTAACGGGATGTGATATGATATAGTTCTTTGATTTATTTTCTGCAGTAGTTTAGAAATTTATGAGGGTTTGGTGCTGTGTAGGCCAGGATTTGAGTTGTGGCCTTTCTGTATGATTTATGTATATATAGGTTTACTAAATCTCTTGTATGAGATGATGCGGATGCGAGTTTAATTTCTGGTTGTCTGTTGGTAAGTTAACTTGTGGTATTTGTATATGGATATCATAGTTTATTTTCTCAATGGTGATGGAAAGTAAAAAAAATGATTGTGATATTTGTTAGTGCTAGCGGAGGTAGTCGTTAGCTTATAATTTTCAAGGTGGTCATTCTATTGGTTTCAGTTTAATATGTGATTTGTATATGATCACACAATGCGGTGACTGGGAGACATGAGCTTCTGCCCAGCGATCGACATCTGATTTCTCCTTTGTGATATTTATGCAGGTACCTTGCAGAGTTTAAGTCTGGTGGGGAGAGGAAGGAAGCCGCTGAGAGCACCATGAACGCGTACAAAGCTGCTCAGGTTACTGATAAGGCAATTTTTATGTGTACATATAGATATGACCAGTAGATCCTTCAGGCTGAGTTTTGCGAATTGCTTGCAGGATATCGCCCTAGTAGATTTGGCTCCAACACACCCCATCAGGCTTGGGCTTGCACTCAACTTTTCTGTGTTCTACTATGAGATCTTGAACTCCCCTGACCGTGCCTGCAACCTTGCAAAACAAGTTTGCTGCTTCTCCTTTCTTCTCCATTTGTTTCAGTTATCATGATTGTCAACCCAGTGTTTGATTCCAGTCGGTGTCAGTTGTCGTGATTATATCCATGGCCAACTGGGGCAGTGTACTACCTCTTCTCTGATTTACTAGAGGCAGATTGCGAGCTAACATGTTTGTTGATAGGTTCTGCGGCAACCCCCTTAGAAAATGAAGCTGCAGGAAATCAATCAACTTCTAGCATCTATGCTTGTGTGGGGAAAGTTGATAAAGCTTTCGTAAAACTCCCACAATTTTTTCCAATTTGTCATCACCATGGAAGTTACTATGCTAGGATTTTGTTCATTTTTTATTCTAACTTCTGAACTGCTCAATCTTAAGGTACATGATATAAGGAATACATACTAGCATGCTATTATGGAATTATGTTTTGTGATGACCACTAAACTGCACTACCTGCATCCCCTGGCATATCTTGCAAGCACTCTTTAACATTGTCAATATAGTATTTGTGAGGAGTTGTTTGTCTGCTGGCAACATTTCTGTTCGTGCTTGTGCTGCATGCATATATGTACTTCAAGTTATTAGTATTAGAAGTATGTCATCTTTAGGAAGTAGTGTTGAAGAACTTTCTTATAATCTCTGGTATTCTATATAGTCGATTATTTGATCATTTTAAAAAAATCTGTGCTGTCTACTTTGCATTAAATATGTGATATGCACTTGTTGTTCCTTTGGTCCCTCATAGTCTGCTGAATTATATCTTGATGTTTTAGGTAAAGTGATTTATCCCTATATCTACCATGATATTGAGTGAACTGTGAAACTTTTAGTGGTTTCTCAGTGTGCATGTAGACTAAGATTCGCATGGCCTGTCAGAAACATAGATTTAAAATACATAAATTATACTTGTCCATGTAATTAGTCTCTCATGCTCTGCTGCATTATATTTTGATGTTGTAGGTAAAGTGATTTATCCTAATGTCTACCATGATAGTGTGAACCGCGAAACTTGTAGTGGTTTCTCAATAAGAATGTAGACTAAGAATCACATGGCCTGTCAGAAATATATAGACTTAAAATGCGATAATTATACTTGTCCATGTAATTTAATACTGTTTCAGTTCTGCTTTTGATATGCCTGTGATATGAATTTGCTCAAACGAACTTTCCTGTATATTACAGGCCTTTGACGAGGCTATATCAGAGCTGGACAGTTTAGGCGAGGAATCCTACAAGGACAGCACTTTAATCATGCAGCTCCTGCGTGACAATTTGACTCTATGGACATCCGACACCAATGTGAGTTTCCTTGGATCTGTTTTAACAGCTTTCCTTTTTGTCTTCATATTTCTCATGCCAACCGGTGTTTTTTATCCAACTTTGCAGGAGGATGACGTTGATGAGATTAAGGAAGCCCCAGCTCCAAAAGAATCTGGAGACGGACAGTGAGGTGAATGAAAATAACAGTCTGTGCATTGTTGGGGGCAATGGAAGTCGGTCTTGGTTCTAGTGCTCATACTGTTGTCATCACTACCTCTGTTTAATTATGCACTTGAGAAGTTTCTGGGCTATGTTTTTCTGGTGCTCATAAATGCTGGCTGGATTCGTGTTTTCTTGTTCAAATCTGGCCACAAGCAAAAGACCTGCTCTTTTTCACCATTAGAATGTTTGCTATATCTACCATGTTTGGTGAGACTTGATGCGACTAGACTAATTTGCTGAAATTGCGGTATCCTGTTCATGTTTGGCTGAACTACATTCTGACAAGATGGTTTGCACAAAGATGTTCATTTGCACGTGCTAGCTGTGGCATGGCCTCAATCGATTGAGAAGAATGTCAAGGTTCACCTGATTGATGCTTTTCTTGGCCCAGTTTTCGTTGCAACTAGAAGCAAAGGTGCGCTTTGCTGCGCTGTTCCTATCATTCTTGGCATTGTCATGGTGATTGATATGGCAAATAATCCGATGCGCTGCAAGAATTTCTATCTAGTCACCTTCCTGAAGAATGTAACGTGAGCTAAATGAGGAATGTTATACAAAGTTAATCTGTAATAAGAGGACACATTCTAAATAAAAGGAACCATTAGCTCACTACCATATTGTCAGTGTTTTCCTTGCAAGCTGTATTATAATAGCACCTTGAGCAACTGGAAGCAATTCTTTTTGGGATGCAACAAATTTGGCTTGCTCTTGGTTATTCCTTTTCTTGTTGGAACTGAATTTGTACAATCTTGCGACATTCCTGGATCTCAAATGGATGCAACTTATTCGTATCCATTTTTTTTTCAATCAGTTTTGGGtctttattttttgattgctACATTAAATCTCTAGGAAAACTATAGAAAGTAAGAtaacatgtatctcaattcctataggaaaatagatgtcattttattcataggataggaataccATGGAATAGGAAAACTATAAAAAGTGAGATAGACATTTATCTCAATTCGTATAGGAAAATAGATGTCATTTGATTCATAGGCTAGGAACTTTACCTTTCCATTGGGCCTACGCTG encodes:
- the LOC125551407 gene encoding 14-3-3-like protein GF14-D — translated: MSPAEQTRDESVYMAKLAEQAERYEEMVEFMERVAKATGGAGPGEELSVEERNLLSVAYKNVIGARRASWRIISSIEQKEEGRGNDAHAATIRSYRSKIEAELAKICDGILALLDSHLVPSAGAAESKVFYLKMKGDYHRYLAEFKSGGERKEAAESTMNAYKAAQDIALVDLAPTHPIRLGLALNFSVFYYEILNSPDRACNLAKQAFDEAISELDSLGEESYKDSTLIMQLLRDNLTLWTSDTNEDDVDEIKEAPAPKESGDGQ